atattaaaagaatatatttttttctacttataaagttatgtttttaacatttaacatattatacttaatttattaggtctaatatgttgttgtatgtaaactattatcattttaaagctacaacttttgaacaatttgtataaaatacttaaattgttattttaaatacAACCTAAcaagatcaacttaaatataaattttagttcaacttaaacaacctaaagaatattttgtaaatagttaaaaatgataaattgtagtgtctttctaatactgattataagttggttaataaggttaaataagtatcaaacctaaagtgtaatcataaataaattaaatttcaatattaaaataatatttttacttctacttagaaagttttgtctttaacttttaacatattatacttaatttattagttttaatatgttgttgtatgtaactcattctcaatttaaagctacaacttttgaacagtttggacaaaatacttaaattgttaatttaaatataacattacaaagtcaacttcaatataaatttcagttccacttaaaaactcAAAAAAATTTTTGTGAATAGTTTAAAATGAAAAagtgtagtgctaaatgcaaaaactaaattgtagtatcagtttaacaaaaatatttcctaaagatattcttataattattaaaagttttcaaataagttgcttaaaataacttacaataacaatagttaaaaataactatatataaatgattatactgttacctttaaaataaaataatgttttaaataattataatgatcgAAATTAATactttaagcaaataaatttaaaaaaaataattaacaataacaacaactataaataacattaaactatatattatatttaattttattcatgaataaCCCACGGGTAGAAGTCAtccaaaagattgagattatgcagttttaatagatgtatatattatcatataattcaaattaatcaatatattatatcaacttaatatatgaattattatatcaaatttaataaccacattattgttatatttaaaaaaacatatattaataaatatttcaGCTATATAGATCCCTCTATATAGATCCCTCTGCGACAAGACGCATTCGCCTCTTTGGTTATATCATCTTGACTTGAAATCTACTAAAAGTATCATACATCCTCTTTACGTTGTAAAGAACCACTCGGGGAAACAGAAAAGACGTTGACAACAAACCTAATTTTTACCCCCATAATATCCAACACTTATTACCTGCATCTCCTTCTCAAGATCTCTTCTGTATAATCATTAATCACCATACCTATTCTGTCGGTGTCCCAACTCCGCTTCCCATCTGCGCATCACCACCAAATACCATATCCAGGTGTGTTTTTCATTCAACTCTAGTTGCTTCAGTACATACTTCTTGATTCGATTCGACTTGATTTCGTGCTGTTTATCTTCTTAAATCCAATGATAAGACACCCGATTTACTTTGACTTTAATTCAATTCAACATTTGATCGAAACAGGTAATGTTCACAAGACTTGGATTATTTTGAGTCGTGCGCTCGATTTGAATTTTGCTAAGATCTTAGGAGTTGGTTCTATCTAGTATATATTACGAAATTAGACTACTGATCTGATGCTTTAGGTGCGGAATTTAAGTTCTCATAATGTGCACTATGTGGTTGGCGCTTTGATAGCTCCGACCATATATATGTAATTCGGAAACCAAATTGGAGAGAGTTAAGAATCTGGTTTCCAATAGAACCCTTTGCATCCAAATTTTCAACAAGAAGGTTTTGTTAAAAGCATAAAGATGAATGGTGGTAGCAACGCTGAATTGGCTTCTACTCTTAGCCCTAGGAGATCAAATATAAACGAAAAACGTGTTTCTTTTGATATCGAAGATGATTTTGATGGAGGATTGAAGAACTCAAATACTGATTATGTTGATAAACATAAACCTAGCTTTTCAAGCTCCAAGAACCCCATTGTCATTGCTGATATACTCAAGACATTATTCCTCATACTTGTGTGGTACACCTTCAGTACATTCTTGACATTGTAAGTGTCttttggtattatttgattttAGTAGCTAGTTTGATATAATGCAGTGTTAGAACTTAGAATGTTCTTTTTAGGTATAATAAAACACTATTGGGAGATGATATGGGGAGATTTCCTGCTCCTTTATTGATGAACACAATTCATTTTGCAATGCAAGCTGTTTTCTCAAGGGCAATCACATACTTTTGGTCACAAAGATTCGAACCAACTGTAACTATGTCATGGAAGGACTATTTTATGAGAGGTAAAGCTTTTTGTGCCATTTTTCTTGTTTCttattttttaaagaaattaaaGCTTGTGATATGTTTCAACATTAATGCTACAGATCCAATTTCCATTTCACAGTTGTACCAACAGCTCTTGGAACAGCACTTGATATCAATTTGAGCAATGCATCACTTGTTTTCATCTCTGTTACATTTGCTACCATGGTTAGTGATCTTTCTGTTTTGACTTCATTTTGGAATGTCTGGGTTGCTTTAGTTAATTATAAGTTCCTCTTTTGTTTTGCAGTGTAAATCTGCTGCTCCTATATTTCTCCTGATATTTGCTTTTGCATTCAGGTAATATTATTTATAACTGTTGATAAGTTTACTATTTGTTGTTAATTCTAGCCAATGTGATGGATTTTGGGTTTTCTGCAGAGTTATAAAGCTTAAACCTTTTTTAAGTTGATATGGTTGTTTAGTATAATCTATAATGTTTTCTACTTTTCTAAAGGACCTTTGCATGTGCTTTATTTTGCAAATCTTGATTACTCTAACCTgatatttgacaatatatatcaATTTGTTTTGTAGGCTGGAGTCTCCAAGCTTTAAACTTTTAGGCATCATGTTGGTGATATCATCTGGAATTTTATTAACAGGTATGATGTTTTTTCAGGCATATAACTTTGGACTTTAGAAAATAATTccgtttatttattttaatataatcaaagtTTGATAGGTAACGGTAATTTACATACTATTTATATGCTAGTTTTTGGTCCTGATATATATCATCATGATTATAGTTGCAAGAGAGACCGAATTTGATTTATGGGGTTTCATTTTTGTGATGCTTGCTGCTGTTATGTCTGGTTTTCGTTGGAGCATGACTCAAATCCTTCTTCAGGTACAACTCattatttcctttttttttactTATAACAATTatacaaaatgattttttttttttaacttaatctTGTTTCTCTCCTTGCTGGATTACTTTGATTCCTATCCAACCTAAAGAAAGAGGCCTATGGTAAGGAAAGCACTTACTCATCtttatgtttttaatttgaaTTCAGGCATGCAAATTGAAATTATCTTATTAGATTTATTTCATTGTTTTTTGAACAGGTTTGAAGAATCCGTTGACCTTAATGAGCTATGTAACTCCTGTAATGGCCCTATTAACAGCTTTGCTATCTCTTATTTTGGATCCTTGGGATGAATTTAGAAGTAGCAGCTATTTTGACACCTCAGGGCATATCATCAGGAGTTGCTTCCTCATGCTTTTTGGGGGGATGCTTGCCTTTTTTATGGTAATATATTAATTTCCTTTAttcttaaagaaaaaaaaatgcggAACATCTGATGTCTAACTATTTATTAATTGTGCAGGTATTAACAGAGTACATCCTTGTTTCAGTAACAAGTGCAGTAACTGTGACAATAGCTGGGGTTGTAAAGGAAGCTGTCACTATACTGGTATGCTGCAAATTGCAATGCAATCTTTATTTATGTTGTTATTTACAAAAACAGTCCCTGTGGTATTGTAGAATAACAAAAAGACAAAATGAGGGTAAATTGGTTATTTTACAAGGGGAGTTAACACCCACCTCATTTGTAACGGTGCGAGTcagtgggaccaaagttgcatGTAACAAAATCGGAAGTTGGACCAAACTTGTAGTTTCCacaataccacagggaccatttttgtaatttaatcTTTTGCtaataaatttttttgtttgttttcaggTGGCAGTGTTTTACTTTCATGATGAATTTACATGGCTGAAAGGAGCTGGTCTGGTGACCATAATGTTTGGTGTGAGTCTATTCAATTGGTACAAGTACGTGATCTCAAAAAATCTAAATTCTTCTATAATA
The genomic region above belongs to Lactuca sativa cultivar Salinas chromosome 4, Lsat_Salinas_v11, whole genome shotgun sequence and contains:
- the LOC111914644 gene encoding probable sugar phosphate/phosphate translocator At1g06470 codes for the protein MNGGSNAELASTLSPRRSNINEKRVSFDIEDDFDGGLKNSNTDYVDKHKPSFSSSKNPIVIADILKTLFLILVWYTFSTFLTLYNKTLLGDDMGRFPAPLLMNTIHFAMQAVFSRAITYFWSQRFEPTVTMSWKDYFMRVVPTALGTALDINLSNASLVFISVTFATMCKSAAPIFLLIFAFAFRLESPSFKLLGIMLVISSGILLTVARETEFDLWGFIFVMLAAVMSGFRWSMTQILLQKEAYGLKNPLTLMSYVTPVMALLTALLSLILDPWDEFRSSSYFDTSGHIIRSCFLMLFGGMLAFFMVLTEYILVSVTSAVTVTIAGVVKEAVTILVAVFYFHDEFTWLKGAGLVTIMFGVSLFNWYKYQKLHKDKSDIGESPGSETAVPAKYVILEEINDEEEMIP